In Apium graveolens cultivar Ventura chromosome 10, ASM990537v1, whole genome shotgun sequence, the following are encoded in one genomic region:
- the LOC141691666 gene encoding uncharacterized protein LOC141691666 — translation MVEATEIANKMEVEPIFVEKRVVHRKRQFDECTGEDVTQSAEENFKNNYFLYIIDQAILSFGMRFQQLKSFEEKFGILWNFEKLKSIEPEKLRTFCDNLANITNYGENSDHNGDDLYEHLCMLRQNFPESTKSVIDVLTYIKKMEGSYPNV, via the exons ATGGTTGAAGCTACTGAGATTGCCAATAAGATGGAAGTTGAACCGATATTTGTGGAAAAGCGTGTGGTTCACAGAAAAAGGCAATTTGATGAGTGCACTGGTGAAGATGTGACACAATCAGCTGAggagaattttaagaataattatTTTCTCTACATTATTGATCAAGCTATTTTATCATTTGGTAtgag GTTTCAACAATTAaaaagttttgaagaaaaatTTGGAATTTTATGGAATTTTGAGAAGTTAAAGTCCATTGAGCCTGAAAAGTTGAGGACATTTTGTGATAATCTTGCAAACATTACAAATTATGGTGAGAATTCAGATCATAATGGTGATGATTTGTATGAACACTTGTGTATGCTCCGCCAAAATTTTCCAGAAAGTACAAAGAGTGTTATAGACGTGTTGACATACATCAAAAAGATGGAAGGTAGCTACCCAAATGTATAG
- the LOC141693558 gene encoding uncharacterized protein LOC141693558 has product MAKTPALNNDHETLKFQTWVLKVYIHCEGCKKKVKKVLQSIEGVYMTVVDSEEHRVTVTGNVDGPQLIKKLLKSGKQAELLPQASQQVDKTPNKSKNKQPKNNPENKPNSTGGKPEAPDQDGGNANKETKKNKNGSGPGPNPVEKPEPGNGGESLVENVVGGKVNGGGKKKKKGQNGNSTTSGGGNGNNGVTNAHGEVGAPKPVSDPNPNPVSQLPVGPINVGPPLEHMYPYPPNPYPVNPYPTPSPVYGLSYNTAYPASSSSYYAPPMYDYTYSRSYPYPAYYAPTPVNEAKPFTTNGYDHEEDESACSIM; this is encoded by the exons ATGGCAAAAACTCCAGCACTGAATAATGATCATGAAACCCTAAAGTTCCAG ACATGGGTTTTGAAGGTCTATATCCATTGTGAAGGCTGCAAGAAGAAAGTTAAGAAAGTCCTTCAGTCCATTGAAG GTGTGTACATGACTGTGGTTGATTCGGAGGAGCACAGAGTTACAGTCACCGGAAACGTGGATGGGCCGCAACTTATCAAGAAGCTTCTCAAGTCCGGTAAACAGGCTGAGCTTTTGCCTCAAGCTTCCCAACAAGTTGATAAAACCCCAAACAAGTCAAAAAATAAACAGCCCAAAAATAACCCGGAAAATAAGCCTAATAGCACAGGCGGAAAACCCGAAGCCCCGGATCAAGATGGTGGGAATGCCAACAAAgaaactaaaaaaaataaaaacggGTCGGGTCCGGGTCCTAACCCGGTGGAGAAACCCGAACCCGGGAATGGAGGGGAGAGTCTGGTTGAGAATGTGGTTGGTGGAAAGGTTAATGGTGGTGGTAAGAAAAAGAAGAAAGGGCAAAATGGTAATAGTACTACTAGTGGAGGAGGAAATGGTAACAATGGAGTCACTAATGCACATGGTGAAGTTGGAGCCCCGAAACCCGTTTCGGATCCGAATCCGAACCCGGTTTCCCAACTGCCCGTTGGCCCGATAAATGTCGGTCCACCACTGGAACATATGTACCCGTATCCACCAAACCCGTACCCGGTTAACCCATACCCGACTCCGTCTCCGGTATACGGGTTGAGTTACAATACTGCCTATCCTGCTAGTAGTTCTTCCTATTATGCTCCTCCAATGTATGATTATACGTACTCGAGATCATACCCGTATCCCGCGTACTACGCACCGACACCGGTGAATGAAGCCAAGCCATTCACTACAAATGGTTATGATCACGAAGAAGATGAAAGTGCATGCTCCATTATGTGA